Proteins encoded within one genomic window of Halocatena marina:
- the argS gene encoding arginine--tRNA ligase: MFLSFREEVEAVLADALSAVGYEVDDLAIEEPPDDVAAVLATSVAFRLASEAGAAPPKVAAEIAAEIDTTDSEYVGHVETAGPYINFLPSESYFDGTLTAAQNESYGRLDRTGTNVVVEHTSANPTGPVHVGRARNPIIGDALANVLDFAGSDVERHYYVNDAGRQMAVFTWAYETFDESDLPEPAQDRADYELVRYYRKGNEFLETADESDVSEAEAEIEAIMQGLEANDEKTYERVQTVVEQVLGGMRECLARLPVMFDAFVHETKFMRDGSTDDVIDRLQELDGAVYENEAWQLELDAHGIDKNLVFLRSDGTSLYPTRDLAHHEWKFENFDRSVTVLGEDHELQAAQLRTTLSLLGNETDQLEQVLYSYVNLPDGKMSTRQGTGIDLDDLLDEAIARAREEVEQRLDTRIRDDELDDDDIDRIARQVGIGAVRYDIVSKQPTKAITFEWDRALDFEAQSAPYVQYVHARTCGILDEARANTEEGTDSVVLDGSVLTTPEERDLLRVIARFPAVIERAANELEPHRVATYTRTFAETFNVFYRECPVLTAEESVRDERVALVEASRHTIANALSVLGIAAPTSM; the protein is encoded by the coding sequence ATGTTCCTATCGTTCCGCGAGGAGGTGGAAGCGGTCCTCGCTGATGCACTTTCGGCGGTTGGGTACGAAGTCGACGATCTTGCTATCGAGGAACCACCAGACGATGTTGCGGCGGTGCTCGCGACGAGCGTCGCCTTCCGGCTGGCAAGCGAGGCTGGCGCGGCACCGCCCAAGGTCGCCGCAGAGATCGCCGCAGAGATCGACACAACTGACTCCGAATACGTCGGTCACGTCGAGACAGCAGGACCGTACATCAACTTCCTGCCGAGCGAGAGCTACTTCGATGGAACCCTGACTGCAGCACAGAACGAGTCCTACGGGCGTCTCGATCGGACCGGAACGAATGTCGTTGTCGAGCACACGAGTGCCAATCCGACGGGACCTGTTCACGTCGGTCGCGCTCGTAATCCAATCATCGGTGATGCACTCGCAAACGTGCTCGATTTTGCAGGGTCTGATGTCGAACGTCACTACTACGTCAACGACGCTGGTCGGCAGATGGCCGTGTTCACGTGGGCTTACGAAACGTTCGATGAGAGCGATCTTCCCGAGCCAGCTCAGGATCGTGCGGACTACGAGCTCGTACGCTACTATCGAAAAGGAAACGAATTCTTGGAGACGGCAGACGAATCCGACGTCTCGGAAGCCGAAGCTGAAATCGAAGCGATCATGCAAGGTCTCGAGGCGAATGATGAGAAGACCTACGAACGGGTTCAGACAGTCGTCGAGCAAGTGCTCGGCGGGATGCGCGAGTGTCTCGCTCGGCTCCCAGTGATGTTCGATGCGTTCGTCCACGAAACGAAGTTCATGCGCGATGGGTCGACTGACGATGTAATCGATCGGCTGCAGGAGCTCGATGGGGCGGTCTACGAGAATGAGGCATGGCAGCTCGAACTCGATGCACACGGCATTGATAAGAATCTCGTCTTTCTCCGCTCCGATGGAACCAGTCTCTACCCGACGCGCGATCTCGCTCACCACGAATGGAAGTTCGAGAACTTCGATCGATCGGTGACGGTGCTCGGCGAAGACCACGAACTACAGGCCGCCCAGCTCCGAACGACGCTCTCGCTTCTCGGAAACGAGACCGACCAGCTGGAGCAAGTGCTCTACTCCTATGTGAACCTCCCGGACGGGAAAATGAGCACCCGACAGGGAACTGGAATCGATCTCGATGATCTGCTCGATGAGGCAATTGCTCGCGCTCGTGAGGAGGTCGAACAGCGACTCGACACCCGGATCCGCGACGACGAGTTGGACGACGACGATATCGATCGCATCGCCCGGCAGGTCGGAATTGGTGCTGTCCGCTACGATATCGTCTCGAAACAGCCCACGAAAGCGATTACGTTCGAGTGGGATCGTGCGTTGGACTTCGAAGCGCAATCGGCACCCTACGTCCAGTACGTTCACGCGCGGACGTGTGGCATTCTCGATGAAGCGCGCGCAAACACAGAAGAAGGCACAGACAGTGTTGTCCTCGATGGATCTGTGCTCACGACTCCGGAAGAGCGCGACCTACTGCGCGTCATTGCACGATTCCCTGCTGTCATCGAACGAGCAGCCAACGAACTCGAACCGCATCGTGTGGCGACCTACACACGGACGTTCGCCGAGACGTTCAACGTCTTCTACCGCGAATGCCCGGTGCTCACGGCCGAAGAGAGCGTTCGAGACGAACGAGTGGCGCTCGTCGAGGCGTCGCGTCACACGATCGCGAACGCGCTCTCAGTCCTCGGAATCGCTGCACCGACGTCGATGTGA
- a CDS encoding AI-2E family transporter, whose product MDRIPLFGGRSRIAWWLITVLLGAILAYVILSYLGAFVLGVFIYYATRPIYEQFACRIQPPSVGVMVALLTISLPVLLLVAYTISIAVGQLGFVTDPGFSTYRPLLDPYFDLTGIHSFQEFISSIANDPQQLEGLVSEQTVQRFLESAGTYLGVVASGLLQAFIALAVAFYLLRDDHKLAGWARTALARDDETLIAYGYAVDQDLKTVFFGNILNAFVVAVTSLTMYHALNLWAPQSVSIPAPTLLGLLTGAASLIPVVGMKVVYVPVTVYLGAVAGLNNPSLLLFPLAFLIVSAVVIDGLTELILRPYISGRNLHVGLVLFAYILGPLIFGWYGLFLGPLLLVLTIHLARIVLPELIHGEPLNPDAIGADPIPDADGPPPAKSDDTDTDSDSDSNSGSNTNIDTGTGTAPAESEDTSESDAVTDTTGDRSTSHSAADESTPDSSSDGA is encoded by the coding sequence ATGGATCGCATTCCGCTCTTCGGGGGGCGTTCGCGAATCGCGTGGTGGCTCATCACCGTCCTATTGGGCGCGATTCTCGCCTACGTTATCCTCTCGTATCTCGGAGCGTTCGTGCTTGGCGTATTCATCTACTACGCAACTCGTCCGATCTACGAGCAATTTGCCTGTCGGATTCAGCCACCAAGTGTTGGTGTTATGGTTGCGTTATTGACGATCTCACTTCCAGTCCTCCTTCTGGTAGCGTATACCATTTCCATTGCTGTTGGACAACTCGGTTTTGTGACCGATCCCGGTTTCAGTACGTACCGCCCTCTGTTGGACCCGTATTTTGATTTGACTGGAATTCACTCGTTTCAGGAATTCATTAGCTCCATCGCGAACGATCCGCAGCAGCTCGAAGGTTTGGTTTCTGAACAAACAGTCCAGCGTTTTCTTGAATCGGCTGGCACGTATCTCGGTGTAGTTGCTTCTGGCTTACTTCAGGCGTTCATTGCTCTCGCTGTCGCGTTCTATCTCCTCCGAGATGATCACAAACTAGCCGGCTGGGCGCGGACAGCGCTCGCACGAGACGACGAAACGCTGATCGCCTATGGATACGCTGTTGATCAGGATCTGAAAACGGTGTTCTTTGGAAACATTTTGAACGCCTTTGTGGTTGCAGTCACGTCCTTAACGATGTATCATGCACTCAACCTGTGGGCCCCTCAGAGTGTTTCGATCCCCGCACCGACGCTGCTCGGACTGTTGACCGGTGCGGCAAGTCTCATACCTGTCGTCGGAATGAAGGTTGTTTACGTCCCTGTAACGGTGTATCTCGGTGCGGTCGCGGGTCTGAACAACCCGAGTCTATTGCTGTTTCCGCTCGCGTTTCTAATTGTCTCCGCTGTCGTCATCGATGGACTGACCGAGTTGATCCTTCGGCCGTACATTTCAGGTCGAAATCTCCACGTCGGTCTCGTGCTGTTCGCTTACATCCTCGGGCCGCTCATCTTCGGCTGGTACGGCCTCTTCCTCGGACCACTCCTCCTCGTGTTGACCATCCACCTTGCTCGGATCGTGCTCCCAGAACTCATCCACGGGGAACCACTCAACCCAGACGCCATCGGAGCCGATCCGATCCCAGACGCCGACGGACCACCACCGGCGAAATCCGATGACACAGACACCGATTCTGATTCTGATTCCAACTCAGGCTCCAACACCAATATTGACACCGGGACAGGCACTGCTCCCGCTGAGAGTGAGGATACTTCCGAATCAGACGCTGTGACTGACACGACGGGGGATCGCTCGACCTCGCACTCGGCTGCTGATGAATCGACGCCCGATTCGTCTTCGGATGGAGCGTGA
- the prf1 gene encoding peptide chain release factor aRF-1, translating into MNEDDQSDRRKYEFKKVIEELTEYTGSGTQLVSIYVPPDRQISDIVAHVTQEHSEASNIKSKQTRTAVQDALTSIKDRLRYYDNPPENGMVLFSGAINTGGGQTDMVTRVLEKPPEPIQSFIYHCDSAFLTEPLAEMLGEKGLYGLIVLDRREANVGWLKGKRVEPVKSASSLVPGKQRKGGQSAQRFHRLRLEAIDNFYQEVAEMANDLFVPDRHDMDGVLVGGPSPTKDEFLDGEYLHHELQDLVLGKFDVSYTDESGLSDLVDAAGEALAETEVMKDKSQMNEFFKELHQGDLATYGFEPTRQNLVMGAVDRLLVSEDLREDVVTYICPNEHEEREIIDQRKNTPDHDCSECDAVVSSEDGEREDIIEHLISIAEQRGTETKFISTDFEEGEQLMNAFGGVGGILRYSTGI; encoded by the coding sequence ATGAATGAAGACGACCAGTCGGACCGTCGAAAATATGAATTCAAGAAAGTAATCGAGGAACTAACCGAATATACGGGCTCGGGAACGCAGCTCGTCTCGATCTATGTTCCCCCAGACCGTCAGATTAGCGACATCGTCGCTCACGTCACCCAAGAGCACAGCGAAGCGTCGAACATCAAATCGAAACAGACCAGAACAGCCGTTCAGGACGCTCTCACAAGCATCAAAGACAGGCTGCGCTACTACGATAACCCACCGGAAAACGGGATGGTGCTCTTCTCGGGCGCGATTAACACCGGCGGTGGCCAGACCGACATGGTCACACGAGTGCTTGAGAAACCACCCGAACCGATCCAGTCGTTCATCTACCACTGTGATTCTGCGTTCCTCACCGAACCGCTTGCAGAGATGTTGGGTGAGAAAGGACTCTACGGGCTCATCGTTCTCGACCGGCGCGAGGCGAACGTCGGATGGCTGAAAGGAAAGCGAGTCGAACCCGTCAAAAGCGCCTCTTCACTCGTGCCGGGCAAGCAGCGAAAAGGTGGACAGTCAGCCCAACGATTCCACCGACTCCGTCTAGAGGCCATCGACAACTTCTATCAAGAGGTCGCAGAGATGGCAAACGACCTGTTCGTTCCCGATCGCCACGATATGGACGGCGTACTCGTCGGAGGTCCATCGCCTACCAAAGACGAGTTCCTCGATGGTGAATATCTCCACCACGAGCTTCAGGACTTAGTTCTCGGGAAGTTCGATGTCTCCTACACCGACGAGTCAGGTCTGTCCGACCTCGTCGATGCGGCAGGCGAGGCACTCGCAGAAACGGAGGTAATGAAGGACAAATCCCAAATGAACGAGTTCTTCAAGGAACTCCATCAGGGAGATCTCGCCACCTACGGCTTCGAGCCGACCCGTCAGAATCTCGTGATGGGTGCCGTCGACCGTCTACTGGTGAGTGAAGATCTCCGCGAGGACGTGGTGACCTACATCTGTCCGAACGAACACGAAGAGCGTGAGATCATCGACCAGCGCAAGAACACACCTGATCACGACTGTTCGGAGTGCGATGCGGTCGTCTCCTCCGAAGACGGGGAGCGTGAGGACATCATCGAGCACCTGATCTCCATCGCAGAGCAACGAGGAACCGAAACGAAGTTCATCTCTACGGACTTCGAGGAAGGCGAACAACTGATGAACGCGTTCGGGGGCGTTGGTGGAATCCTTCGTTACTCCACGGGAATCTAA
- the fer gene encoding ferredoxin Fer, translating into MPTVEYLNYEVLDDHGWAMDDDDLFGKAADEDFNEEDYGTIEVNPGEYILEAAEAQGYDWPFSCRAGACANCAAILKEGEIEMDMQQILSDEEVEDRNVRLTCIGSPGDDDVKIVYNAKHLDYLQNRVI; encoded by the coding sequence ATGCCCACTGTCGAATACCTAAACTATGAAGTGCTCGATGACCACGGCTGGGCGATGGACGACGACGATCTCTTCGGTAAAGCCGCGGATGAGGATTTCAACGAAGAGGACTACGGTACCATCGAGGTAAACCCAGGCGAGTACATCCTTGAGGCCGCTGAGGCACAGGGATACGATTGGCCGTTTTCGTGCCGAGCAGGCGCGTGTGCGAACTGCGCTGCCATCCTCAAAGAGGGTGAGATCGAGATGGACATGCAGCAGATCCTCTCCGATGAGGAAGTCGAAGACCGCAACGTCCGCCTGACCTGCATCGGGTCGCCGGGCGATGACGACGTCAAGATCGTCTACAACGCAAAACACCTCGATTACCTCCAGAATCGAGTCATATAA
- the hisA gene encoding 1-(5-phosphoribosyl)-5-[(5-phosphoribosylamino)methylideneamino]imidazole-4-carboxamide isomerase — protein sequence MFSEFEVIPAVDVQDGQVVQLVGGERGTERTYGDPTVAAERWVDAGASTLHLVDLDGAFEGNRQNADAIESIVSSVGVDVQLGGGIRTAEDAIELLDRGIDRVILGTAAVENPDIVATISNEHPETVMVSLDAKAGEVVVSGWTEGTGLDPATAAARFEALGAGAILFTDVDVEGRLEGIRAGPVEQIVDSVDIPVVASGGVASIDDVRALKKAGVAAVVVGTALYEGAFTLENAMNAVRE from the coding sequence ATGTTCTCGGAGTTCGAAGTTATTCCCGCAGTTGACGTACAGGACGGACAGGTCGTCCAACTCGTTGGTGGCGAGCGCGGCACCGAGCGCACGTACGGTGATCCAACTGTAGCAGCCGAGCGCTGGGTCGACGCAGGTGCATCCACACTCCATCTCGTCGATCTCGACGGGGCGTTCGAGGGGAACCGACAGAATGCGGACGCGATCGAGTCGATCGTTTCGAGTGTCGGCGTCGATGTCCAGCTCGGTGGCGGGATTCGCACCGCTGAGGACGCGATCGAACTGCTCGACCGTGGGATCGACCGCGTGATCCTCGGAACAGCAGCGGTCGAAAACCCCGACATTGTCGCCACGATTAGCAATGAACACCCAGAGACGGTGATGGTGAGTCTCGATGCGAAAGCAGGCGAAGTCGTCGTCTCGGGCTGGACCGAAGGCACGGGACTCGATCCCGCGACAGCAGCCGCACGCTTTGAAGCGCTGGGTGCGGGAGCAATCCTTTTTACCGACGTGGATGTCGAGGGACGACTCGAAGGAATCCGTGCCGGTCCCGTCGAACAGATCGTCGACAGCGTCGATATTCCTGTCGTCGCCAGCGGCGGTGTCGCCTCAATCGATGACGTTCGCGCACTCAAAAAAGCAGGCGTCGCAGCTGTTGTTGTCGGTACAGCGCTCTACGAAGGAGCCTTTACGCTCGAAAATGCGATGAACGCTGTCCGTGAGTGA
- a CDS encoding dihydrodipicolinate synthase family protein: MTEYAPAPGADDPLDLHGVVPPTITAFNEDESIDAATTAAHARFVVDRGAHGVFPLGTNGEFALLTPDERTQVIEAVATEINGEVPVIAGVGAPGTRETIENAEQAAAAGADGLVVVTPYYFPIDRTGAVEHYQQIVNNISLPVYVYHIPSRTGNSLARETMSEIAALDGIAGVKDSSKDIPWLGQVIAASPDVSFFAGSDSLLVPGLDLGCTGLVSAIANAFPEIVVELYEAYDEGDRERAQSLQQTLYAVRRAFKQGSYLAGVKSALSLRGFEAGELRRPLRRMNESDEAALADELERLGVLKR; the protein is encoded by the coding sequence ATGACAGAATACGCACCAGCGCCAGGAGCTGACGACCCACTTGATCTCCATGGCGTCGTCCCACCGACGATAACAGCGTTCAACGAAGATGAATCGATCGACGCGGCGACGACTGCAGCACACGCTCGGTTCGTCGTTGATCGTGGCGCACACGGCGTTTTCCCGCTCGGAACAAACGGCGAGTTCGCCCTACTGACTCCCGATGAGCGCACACAAGTGATCGAGGCGGTCGCCACAGAGATCAACGGCGAAGTGCCAGTTATCGCGGGAGTGGGCGCGCCGGGTACTCGTGAAACCATCGAGAACGCCGAGCAGGCCGCTGCTGCCGGAGCGGACGGTCTCGTCGTCGTCACCCCCTACTATTTCCCGATCGATCGGACAGGCGCAGTTGAGCACTACCAACAGATTGTCAACAATATCTCACTTCCGGTGTACGTCTATCACATCCCGAGCCGGACCGGCAACTCCCTCGCACGCGAAACGATGTCCGAAATTGCTGCTCTCGATGGGATCGCTGGTGTCAAAGACTCGAGCAAAGACATTCCGTGGCTCGGACAAGTCATCGCTGCTTCCCCTGATGTGAGCTTCTTTGCCGGATCGGATTCGCTGCTCGTCCCCGGTCTCGACCTCGGTTGTACCGGTCTTGTCAGCGCCATTGCGAACGCGTTTCCCGAAATCGTCGTTGAACTATACGAGGCGTACGACGAAGGAGACAGAGAACGCGCACAGTCACTCCAGCAGACGCTCTATGCAGTCCGGCGCGCATTCAAGCAAGGGTCGTATCTTGCCGGTGTGAAAAGCGCACTCTCGTTGCGTGGATTCGAGGCTGGAGAGCTCCGTCGCCCGCTCCGGCGGATGAACGAATCCGATGAAGCCGCCCTCGCAGACGAGCTCGAACGGCTTGGTGTCTTGAAACGCTAA
- a CDS encoding HD domain-containing protein, translating into MPNQSSILTDDVAEIVTDLQLFQTIADEMERWLGSDSSGHDMAHAWRVFDVGVRLADIENANCDVVGAAALTHDVHRSLGADDEYVHPEDTLSEVRAILATTEFPAEHIADVLHCVEVHDEYDFRGIERPAETIEAEILRDADNLDAIGAVGIARNFAFTGVVGNPLWAPDGQEYSGLGHFHDKLYHLKDEMSTNTARSVAEKRHEFLELFEEQFKKEWGEEL; encoded by the coding sequence ATGCCGAATCAATCGTCGATTCTGACTGATGATGTTGCAGAGATCGTGACCGATCTACAGCTCTTTCAGACGATTGCGGACGAAATGGAACGATGGCTCGGCAGCGATTCGTCAGGGCACGACATGGCTCACGCGTGGCGTGTCTTTGATGTTGGCGTACGACTGGCTGATATCGAGAACGCCAACTGTGACGTGGTCGGTGCTGCTGCGTTGACCCACGACGTCCATCGTTCACTAGGTGCGGATGATGAGTACGTTCATCCCGAAGACACCCTTTCTGAAGTGCGTGCTATCTTAGCGACGACAGAATTTCCTGCAGAGCACATTGCGGATGTGCTTCACTGTGTCGAGGTTCACGACGAGTACGATTTCCGAGGGATTGAGCGTCCTGCTGAAACGATTGAGGCGGAAATCCTCCGTGATGCTGACAACCTCGACGCCATCGGTGCAGTCGGTATTGCACGAAACTTCGCGTTTACGGGCGTCGTCGGGAACCCGCTGTGGGCTCCCGATGGGCAGGAGTATTCCGGGCTCGGACACTTTCACGATAAGCTGTATCACCTCAAAGATGAGATGAGCACGAACACTGCCCGGTCGGTCGCCGAGAAACGCCACGAATTCTTGGAACTGTTCGAAGAACAGTTCAAAAAAGAATGGGGCGAAGAGCTATAG
- a CDS encoding ROK family protein → MDYYAGVDLGATNIRAAVAGADAKVIGSATCATPRGPTGIAVTEAVLSAVRDSCDDAGIEPQSIQVAGIGSIGPLDLAEGVIEGPANLPDTIDRIPLTGPLKSLIGGSEVVLHNDADAGLVGERFYGEYSPDDMIYVTISSGIGAGVAVDGSLLSGWDGNAGEIGHMIVDPSGTMTCGCGRDGHWEAYCSGNNIPKYAQQLHKQDPVETDLPLPADSSRDSDAQSPDAFSSSSSATDADADSNPPFDAPVVFEHAGSDDFADYVIERIAQWNAVGMANLAHAYAPIVINVGGAVALNNPELIIDPINELLPELVLTNVPDVQLTTLSGDVVVHGALASALLADGHSRPDNPSKFRK, encoded by the coding sequence ATGGACTACTACGCGGGCGTCGATCTAGGGGCGACAAATATCAGGGCTGCGGTGGCAGGCGCAGATGCAAAGGTCATCGGCAGCGCGACCTGTGCGACCCCTCGTGGTCCGACCGGAATCGCAGTCACAGAGGCCGTTCTGTCAGCGGTGCGCGACTCCTGTGACGATGCAGGGATCGAACCGCAGTCGATTCAGGTTGCGGGAATTGGGTCTATTGGCCCACTTGATCTCGCGGAGGGTGTGATCGAAGGTCCCGCAAACCTTCCCGATACCATCGATCGCATCCCATTGACCGGTCCGCTCAAATCACTCATCGGTGGTAGTGAGGTGGTCCTCCACAACGACGCGGACGCGGGATTAGTTGGCGAGCGATTTTACGGCGAGTACTCGCCCGACGACATGATCTACGTGACCATTTCCAGTGGTATCGGTGCTGGTGTGGCTGTCGACGGCAGTCTCCTCTCGGGTTGGGACGGGAATGCTGGCGAGATTGGGCATATGATTGTCGATCCAAGCGGGACGATGACCTGTGGCTGTGGCCGTGACGGCCACTGGGAGGCGTACTGTTCAGGGAACAATATTCCGAAATACGCACAACAGCTCCACAAACAAGATCCAGTCGAGACCGATCTCCCGCTCCCTGCGGATTCCAGTCGTGACTCTGATGCACAGTCACCAGACGCATTCTCTTCTTCTAGTAGTGCTACTGACGCTGATGCTGATTCAAATCCTCCGTTTGATGCACCAGTAGTGTTCGAACACGCCGGGAGCGATGACTTTGCTGACTACGTCATTGAGCGCATCGCCCAGTGGAACGCGGTTGGCATGGCTAACCTCGCCCACGCGTACGCTCCCATTGTGATCAACGTCGGTGGGGCAGTCGCGCTCAACAATCCGGAGCTCATCATCGATCCGATCAACGAACTGCTTCCCGAACTCGTCCTCACGAACGTTCCCGATGTACAGCTGACAACCCTTTCGGGCGATGTTGTTGTCCACGGTGCGCTCGCGAGTGCGCTGTTGGCTGACGGTCACAGTCGACCCGATAATCCGTCAAAGTTCAGAAAATAA
- a CDS encoding mandelate racemase/muconate lactonizing enzyme family protein → MARDYSTLHDPNAEYTMRDLSAETMGVTRERGGPRDAVITDVQTAMVDGNFPWTLVRVYTDAGIVGTGEAYWGAGVPELIARMKPFLIGENPLDIDRLFEHLIQKMSGEGSVAGVTVTAIAGIEIALHDLAGKILDVPAYQLLGGKYRDEVRVYCDCHAGDESEPESCAREAERVVNELGYDALKFDLDVPSGHEKDRANRHLRKAEIEHKADIIRTVTERVGEQADVAFDCHWSFSPGSAKQLARAVEDCGIWWLEDPVPPENIDVQREVTHSTTTPITAGENVYRKHGQRRLIDEQAVDILAPDLPKVGGMRETRKIADLADTYYIPVAMHNVSSPIATMASAHVGAAIPNALAVEYHSYELPWWSDMVEEPVIEDGYIEIPEQPGLGLTLDLDVVSDHLVAGETLFDE, encoded by the coding sequence ATGGCACGGGACTACTCCACACTCCACGATCCAAACGCGGAGTATACGATGCGGGATCTTTCAGCAGAGACGATGGGCGTTACGCGCGAGCGAGGTGGACCGCGAGACGCTGTGATAACCGACGTTCAGACTGCAATGGTCGATGGGAACTTCCCGTGGACCCTCGTGCGTGTGTACACAGACGCTGGGATTGTCGGTACTGGTGAGGCGTACTGGGGTGCTGGTGTTCCAGAACTCATCGCTCGAATGAAGCCGTTTCTCATCGGGGAGAATCCGCTCGATATCGACCGACTGTTCGAGCACCTCATCCAGAAGATGTCCGGTGAGGGATCGGTTGCGGGTGTGACTGTTACCGCAATCGCTGGTATCGAAATCGCATTGCACGACCTCGCGGGAAAGATACTCGATGTGCCCGCATACCAACTCCTCGGCGGGAAATACCGCGATGAGGTTCGTGTCTACTGTGATTGTCATGCTGGCGACGAGTCAGAGCCGGAGTCCTGTGCTCGGGAAGCCGAACGCGTGGTCAACGAACTTGGGTACGACGCGTTGAAGTTCGATTTGGACGTGCCAAGCGGCCACGAGAAAGACCGCGCGAACCGCCATCTCCGTAAGGCCGAAATTGAGCACAAGGCCGATATCATCCGTACTGTCACCGAACGCGTCGGTGAGCAGGCCGATGTCGCGTTCGACTGCCACTGGTCGTTCTCTCCTGGGAGCGCAAAGCAACTTGCTCGCGCTGTTGAGGATTGTGGGATCTGGTGGCTCGAAGATCCCGTTCCACCAGAAAACATCGACGTGCAGCGAGAAGTCACACACAGCACGACGACGCCCATCACCGCCGGTGAAAACGTCTACCGAAAGCACGGTCAGCGCCGTCTCATCGACGAACAGGCGGTCGATATTCTCGCGCCTGATCTTCCCAAAGTGGGTGGAATGCGCGAGACGCGGAAGATCGCCGATTTGGCTGATACGTACTACATCCCTGTCGCAATGCACAACGTCTCCTCACCCATCGCAACGATGGCCAGCGCACACGTCGGAGCGGCTATCCCGAATGCGCTCGCTGTCGAGTACCACTCATATGAACTCCCATGGTGGTCTGATATGGTCGAAGAACCCGTAATCGAAGACGGGTATATCGAAATCCCCGAGCAACCTGGACTCGGTCTGACTCTCGATCTCGATGTCGTCAGTGATCACCTTGTCGCTGGGGAAACGTTGTTCGACGAATAA
- a CDS encoding AAA family ATPase, with translation MSGWAYAIAGGKGGVGKTTTVANLATALSAAGYEVVGVDVDLGMANLGPVVGVEPDDAETIHDVLSGETGISAATYETDRGFSVIPGTQGLDKYAEADPSRLKYAVGPLKEEYDVVLLDTSAGLSHEVMVPLGLADKTVLVTTPDVVAIRDAAKTGELTTRVGGTVEGVMVNRAREDEETQQLIDELGDEVLASIPEDSAITMKHVVARTGSPAAKAFSDLAATIVGVDELQETESEYASATASSESSEGGEDVDDAVIEAEDADEDTTDAAGSGPVTTAAYDEARAGSDSFFTEEREEEKRASALGRLRRIFD, from the coding sequence ATGAGTGGGTGGGCCTACGCCATTGCAGGTGGAAAAGGAGGTGTCGGGAAGACGACCACCGTTGCTAACCTCGCAACCGCGCTCTCGGCCGCCGGATATGAGGTAGTTGGTGTTGATGTCGATCTCGGCATGGCAAATCTCGGACCGGTCGTTGGCGTCGAACCTGATGACGCCGAAACAATTCATGATGTGCTCTCTGGTGAGACCGGTATCAGTGCAGCAACGTACGAAACCGATCGCGGATTCTCGGTTATTCCTGGGACCCAAGGTCTCGATAAGTATGCAGAAGCTGATCCATCACGGTTGAAATACGCTGTCGGACCGCTGAAAGAGGAGTACGACGTTGTCTTGCTTGATACGAGTGCTGGTCTCTCTCACGAGGTGATGGTACCGCTTGGTCTCGCTGATAAGACCGTGCTCGTCACCACACCGGACGTCGTGGCGATTAGGGATGCGGCAAAAACCGGCGAACTCACGACTCGTGTTGGCGGAACTGTCGAGGGCGTCATGGTCAACCGGGCGCGTGAAGATGAGGAAACACAGCAACTCATTGACGAACTCGGAGATGAGGTCCTCGCTTCGATCCCGGAAGATTCCGCGATCACCATGAAACACGTCGTTGCACGCACCGGCAGCCCGGCAGCGAAGGCGTTTTCTGATCTCGCAGCGACCATCGTTGGCGTCGATGAGCTCCAAGAGACCGAAAGCGAGTACGCTTCAGCCACTGCCTCAAGCGAAAGTAGCGAGGGCGGTGAAGACGTCGATGACGCTGTCATTGAAGCTGAAGACGCTGATGAGGATACGACTGACGCAGCAGGAAGCGGTCCAGTAACGACAGCCGCTTACGACGAAGCGCGAGCTGGCAGTGATTCGTTCTTCACAGAGGAGCGAGAAGAAGAAAAGCGAGCCAGTGCGCTCGGTCGGCTTCGACGCATCTTCGACTGA